Below is a window of Allorhizobium pseudoryzae DNA.
CTTGAGGTTGTGTTGCTCGGGCGGCATGAGCAGCTCGGATGGAGAGTGAGCGCCGATGTGCTGGAGGCGGCTTATGATATTCTCGGCTCCTTTGGTATCGAGGATCTGGCATCGCGTCCTATCCGCGCGCTTTCGGGTGGACAGCAGCAACTGGTGCTACTGGCGCAACGACTGCTGCGTGCGCCGAGATTGCTGTTGCTAGACGAAGCGACGAGTGCGCTTGATCTGGCGCATCAATTGCGGGTCTTCGAAATACTCAGAGCCTATGTCGAGCGCTCGGGTGCTCTGGTGATGATTGCAATTCATGATCTCAACCTGGCTGCCCGTCACACCGATGGCATTATGTTGCTGCGCAATGGCGGACTGGCTTGCTCGGGCCGATTTGATGACGTGGTAACGCCCCAAGTGCTTCGTTCAGTCTACGGTGTCGAAGCGGAGGTGCTGACCTCCTGCAGGACCGGCTCGGTTATCGTCCCGCTGGCGCGGGTGCGCGAAGGGTCAGTGGCTCCAATTCGGCTTAGTCTTTGAGGCTCGAGGCGCGCCGACTTGCCTCGAGCGCCGCAACGACGGCACCTGCCAGAACCAGTGGTAGGGCA
It encodes the following:
- a CDS encoding ABC transporter ATP-binding protein — translated: MSEGLIFDRVGVQFGSRIVLSDVEAQFAPGQIIGLVGPNGCGKSSLLGAVAGLLSHRGEITFNGRGVDAQNLGYMPQHSQIRASLSVLEVVLLGRHEQLGWRVSADVLEAAYDILGSFGIEDLASRPIRALSGGQQQLVLLAQRLLRAPRLLLLDEATSALDLAHQLRVFEILRAYVERSGALVMIAIHDLNLAARHTDGIMLLRNGGLACSGRFDDVVTPQVLRSVYGVEAEVLTSCRTGSVIVPLARVREGSVAPIRLSL